A section of the Oryza sativa Japonica Group chromosome 1, ASM3414082v1 genome encodes:
- the LOC4326565 gene encoding auxin efflux carrier component 3a: MISGHDFYTVMAAVVPLYVAMFLAYGSVRWWGIFTPDQCSGINRFVAIFAVPLLSFHFISTNDPYAMNLRFLAADTLQKLLVLAGLAAWSRLPSRTGAPRLDWSITLFSLSTLPNTLVMGIPLLIAMYGPYSGSLMVQIVVLQCIIWYTLMLFLFEFRAARMLIADQFPDTAASIVSLHVDPDVVSLEGGHAETEAEVAADGRLHVTVRRSSVSRRSLLVTPRPSNLTGAEIYSLSSSRNPTPRGSNFNHADFFAMVGGGPPPPTPAAVRGSSFGASELYSLQSSRGPTPRQSNFDEHSARPPKPPATTTGALNHDAKELHMFVWSSSASPVSEVSGLPVFSGGGGGGALDVGAKEIHMVIPADLPQNNGSGKEHEEYGAVALGGGGGGENFSFGGGKTVDGAEAVDEEAALPDGLTKMGSSSTAELHPKVVDVDGPNAGGGAAGAGQYQMPPASVMTRLILIMVWRKLIRNPNTYSSLLGLAWSLVAFRWHVSMPAIVEKSISILSDAGLGMAMFSLGLFMALQPSIIACGKSAAVVSMAVRFLAGPAVMAAASIAIGLRGTLLHVAIVQAALPQGIVPFVFAKEYNVHPAILSTAVIFGMLIALPITLLYYILLGL; this comes from the exons ATGATATCCGGGCACGACTTCTAcacggtgatggcggcggtggtgccgcTGTACGTGGCGATGTTCCTGGCGTACGGGTCGGTGCGGTGGTGGGGCATCTTCACGCCGGACCAGTGCTCCGGCATCAACCGCTTCGTCGCCATCTTCGCCGTGCCGCTCCTGTCCTTCCACTTCATCTCCACCAACGACCCGTACGCCATGAACCTCCGCTTCCTGGCGGCGGACACGCTGCAGAAGCTGCTCGTCCTGGCGGGGCTCGCCGCGTGGTCGCGCCTCCCCTCGCGGACCGGCGCGCCGCGGCTGGACTGGTCCATCAcgctcttctccctctccacgCTGCCCAACACGCTCGTCATGGGGATCCCGCTGCTGATCGCCATGTACGGGCCATACTCCGGCTCGCTCATGGTCCAGATCGTCGTGCTCCAGTGCATCATCTGGTACACGCTGATGCTCTTCCTCTTCGAGTTCCGCGCCGCGCGGATGCTGATCGCCGACCAGTTCCCGGACACGGCGGCGTCCATCGTGTCCCTGCACGTCGACCCGGACGTGGTGTCGCTGGAGGGCGGCCACGCGGAGACGGAggccgaggtggcggcggacgggcgGCTGCACGTCACCGTGCGCCGGTCCTCGGTGTCGCGGCGGTCGCTGCTGGTCACGCCGCGGCCGTCGAACCTGACGGGAGCGGAGATCTACTCGCTTAGCTCGTCGCGGAACCCAACCCCGCGGGGCTCCAACTTCAACCACGCCGACTTCTTCGCCATGGTCGGCGGCGGGCCACCGCCCCCGACGCCCGCTGCGGTGCGCGGCTCGAGCTTCGGCGCCTCCGAGCTCTACTCGCTGCAATCGTCGCGGGGCCCAACCCCGAGGCAGTCCAACTTCGACGAGCACTCGGCACGGCCGCCGAAACCACCGGCAACGACCACGGGGGCACTCAACCACGATGCCAAGGAGCTCCACATGTTCGTGTGGAGCTCGAGCGCGTCTCCCGTCTCAGAAGTCAGCGGCCTGCCTGTGttcagtggcggcggcggcggcggcgctctcgaCGTCGGCGCCAAGGAAATCCACATGGTCATCCCCGCCGACCTGCCGCAGAACAACGGCTCAGGCAAAG AGCACGAGGAGTACGGCGCAGTGGCattgggtggcggcggcggcggagagaacTTCAGCTTCGGAGGCGGCAAGACGGTGGACGGCGCCGAGGcagtagacgaggaggcggcctTGCCTGACGGGCTGACGAAGATGGggtcgagctcgacggcggagCTGCACCCGAaggtcgtcgacgtcgacggaccgaacgccggcggcggcgccgcgggcgcGGGGCAGTACCAAatgccgccggcgagcgtgatGACACGCCTCATCCTCATAATGGTGTGGCGCAAGCTCATCCGCAACCCCAACACTTACTCCAgcctcctcggcctcgcctgGTCCCTCGTCGCCTTCCG GTGGCACGTCTCCATGCCAGCAATCGTCGAGAAGTCCATCTCCATTCTCTCGGACGCAGGCCTGGGGATGGCCATGTTTAGCCTGG GATTGTTCATGGCGCTGCAGCCCAGCATCATCGCGTGTGGCAAAtcagccgccgtcgtctccatgGCCGTCCGCTTCCTCGCGGGCCCTGCCGTCATGGCCGCCGCGTCAATCGCCATCGGACTCCGCGGGACGCTCCTGCACGTCGCCATTGTTCAG GCGGCTCTACCACAAGGGATTGTGCCTTTTGTTTTTGCAAAAGAATACAATGTCCACCCGGCCATCCTGAGCACAGC GGTAATTTTTGGCATGCTAATAGCTCTTCCAATCACATTGCTGTACTACATCCTTCTTGGACTATGA